Proteins from a single region of Desulfolutivibrio sulfoxidireducens:
- a CDS encoding transposase, giving the protein MTAQYNRLFINAVMWIAKTGAPWRDFPMSYWKLATVHKRFIRRI; this is encoded by the coding sequence ATGACAGCGCAATACAATAGACTATTTATAAACGCTGTTATGTGGATTGCAAAGACTGGCGCTCCGTGGCGAGATTTTCCAATGAGCTATTGGAAGTTGGCGACCGTTCATAAACGATTTATTCGAAGGATATGA